A window of the Diabrotica undecimpunctata isolate CICGRU chromosome 1, icDiaUnde3, whole genome shotgun sequence genome harbors these coding sequences:
- the brn gene encoding beta-1,3-galactosyltransferase brn: MLKMMIGPRRIRKIVFAIFIFSILYIFGVFHHIFETDFYTNFHYPYDGDIEYLTQQLKAGEPPDVLPINFYHFEYNKKCVSKCSNVKQLRLVYIIKSAPENFDRRIGIRNSWGYEKRFSDVEIRTVFLVGERNSTILKESLKEEYSQFHDIVHSNFTDSYYNNTYKTMMGLQWAVRYCPNSQYYMFVDDDYYVSTKNVLRYLKHPTKYPEYVKNPFSGVSQLLNRKPLAYNDLDEDERLYTGYVFQSSPHRHFTSKWYVSLSEYPYHMWPPYVTAGAYILSKSALIDMYYSSFYVKHFRFDDIYLGLLAYKAKINPLHCDEFYFYKKAYSKFGFNFTVATHGYGDAKELVHIWNEQRSLGFA; this comes from the coding sequence atgttaaaaatgatgATTGGTCCAAGGAGGATACGGAAAATTGTTTtcgcaatttttatattttccatTCTATATATATTTGGAGTTTTTCATCATATTTTTGAGACTGATTTTTATACAAACTTTCATTATCCGTACGATGGGGATATAGAATATTTAACACAGCAATTGAAGGCCGGAGAACCACCTGATGTTTTACCTATTAATTTCTATCACTTTGAATATAACAAGAAATGTGTTTCAAAATGTTCCAATGTGAAACAGTTACGATTGGTTTACATCATAAAGAGTGCTCCAGAGAATTTTGATCGAAGAATTGGAATACGCAATTCATGGGGGTATGAAAAACGATTTTCTGATGTAGAAATAAGAACAGTTTTTTTGGTTGGAGAACGAAATTCAACAATTTTAAAAGAGTCATTAAAAGAAGAATACTCACAGTTTCATGATATTGTCCATTCCAATTTTACAGATAGTTATTACAACAATACTTACAAAACCATGATGGGCTTGCAGTGGGCTGTCAGGTATTGTCCAAATTCACAATATTATATGTTTGTTGATGATGATTACTATGTGTCCACAAAAAATGTTTTGAGATATTTGAAACATCCCACAAAGTATCCAGAATATGTAAAGAATCCTTTTAGTGGAGTTAGTCAACTTTTAAATAGAAAACCGCTTGCTTATAATGATTTAGATGAGGATGAAAGATTATATACAGGTTATGTATTTCAATCATCACCCCATAGACATTTCACTAGTAAGTGGTATGTATCACTTTCTGAGTATCCTTATCATATGTGGCCTCCTTATGTAACAGCTGGAGCTTATATATTGTCAAAAAGTGCCTTAATAGACATGTACTATTCAAGCTTTTATGTAAAACACTTCAGATTTGATGACATATATTTGGGTCTTTTAGCCTATAAGGCAAAAATTAATCCTCTACATTGTGatgagttttatttttataagaaggCGTATTCTAAATTTGGTTTTAATTTCACTGTTGCTACTCATGGATATGGAGACGCTAAGGAGTTAGTACATATTTGGAATGAGCAAAGGAGCTTGGGCTTTGCTTAG